A single genomic interval of Rhizobium leguminosarum bv. trifolii WSM1325 harbors:
- a CDS encoding Xylose isomerase domain protein TIM barrel (PFAM: Xylose isomerase domain protein TIM barrel~KEGG: iolE; myo-inositol catabolism protein; K06605 myo-inositol catabolism protein IolH): MKIALDPHMHRHLNLRDLCRKAAELGYEHIELSPRDDFLPWWVRPRAHKERIAEFKAALKDHGVQLASILPMYRWASPHEDERQAAVRYWKEAIAISAEMGCDTMNSEFGRGPSPDRSHRASCCGGMHTHEHSEAAWWRSIEELVPVFEREGVTLNMEPHPEDWCETLHPAIDMLKTIGSKNVKFLYCAPHTFYFGDDMAQMIRDAGPLIAHVHVADTYNHKASSGLRYIINPPGAKVTIHQHMDMYQGEINWDVFFSSLAAVGFDGIITACVFGWEERADDSGRFMRSEIQKYVDKYWPGKLG, encoded by the coding sequence ATGAAGATCGCACTCGACCCGCATATGCACCGTCACCTCAACCTGCGCGACCTCTGCCGCAAGGCAGCGGAACTCGGTTATGAGCATATCGAGCTTTCACCGCGCGACGATTTTCTGCCCTGGTGGGTGCGCCCGCGGGCGCACAAGGAACGCATCGCGGAATTCAAGGCGGCCCTCAAGGATCACGGCGTCCAGCTCGCCTCGATCCTGCCGATGTACCGCTGGGCGAGCCCGCATGAGGACGAGCGGCAGGCAGCAGTGCGTTACTGGAAGGAAGCGATCGCGATTTCGGCCGAAATGGGCTGCGATACGATGAACTCGGAATTCGGCCGCGGGCCATCGCCGGATCGCAGCCACCGCGCCAGCTGCTGCGGCGGCATGCATACCCACGAGCACAGCGAGGCCGCCTGGTGGCGCTCGATAGAAGAACTCGTTCCGGTGTTCGAGCGCGAAGGCGTCACGCTCAACATGGAACCGCATCCGGAAGACTGGTGCGAAACGCTGCATCCGGCGATCGACATGCTGAAGACCATCGGCTCGAAGAACGTCAAGTTCCTCTACTGCGCGCCGCATACCTTCTATTTCGGTGACGACATGGCGCAGATGATCCGCGATGCCGGCCCGCTGATTGCCCATGTGCACGTGGCCGATACCTATAATCACAAGGCCTCATCCGGGCTGCGCTACATCATCAATCCGCCGGGCGCGAAGGTCACCATCCATCAGCACATGGATATGTACCAAGGCGAGATCAATTGGGATGTCTTCTTCTCCTCGCTCGCCGCGGTCGGATTCGACGGCATCATCACCGCCTGCGTCTTCGGCTGGGAGGAGCGCGCCGACGATTCCGGGCGCTTCATGCGCTCCGAAATCCAGAAATATGTCGACAAATACTGGCCCGGGAAACTTGGCTGA
- a CDS encoding PDZ/DHR/GLGF domain protein (SMART: PDZ/DHR/GLGF domain protein~KEGG: rec:RHECIAT_CH0001367 probable serine protease protein), whose translation MNIDPILRSVVAVRSSIPEDAFTAETLGTVREGSGVVIRDNGLVLTIGYLITEAEEVWLTTHDGRVVPAHALAYDQESGFGLVQALGPLNAPAVDLGDAATAKAGDPVVLADGIGEFVEANIVARQEFAGYWEYLLDEAIFTSPAHPSWGGAALIGSDGKLLGIGSLRLQMSDGDEVADINMVVPIDLLPPILDDLLNRGQVNRPPRPWLGAFSAESNGGVVVMSVAEGGPAAQAGLRQGDIISEIRDEEVDGLADFYRKVWSSGPAGAEIPMRILRNGREAWLRIKSADRNSFLKKPQLQ comes from the coding sequence ATGAATATCGATCCGATTTTGCGGTCAGTCGTGGCCGTCCGTTCCTCCATTCCGGAAGATGCCTTCACAGCGGAGACGCTGGGCACTGTCCGGGAGGGCAGCGGCGTGGTCATTCGCGACAACGGGCTGGTGCTGACCATCGGTTATCTGATCACCGAGGCCGAAGAGGTCTGGCTGACGACCCATGACGGGCGTGTGGTTCCCGCGCATGCGCTTGCCTATGATCAGGAAAGCGGCTTCGGTCTGGTGCAGGCGCTTGGCCCTCTGAATGCGCCGGCGGTGGATCTCGGCGACGCGGCCACGGCCAAGGCCGGCGATCCCGTCGTGCTGGCCGATGGCATCGGAGAATTCGTCGAGGCTAATATCGTCGCCCGGCAGGAATTCGCCGGCTATTGGGAATATCTGCTGGACGAGGCGATTTTCACGTCACCAGCCCATCCCTCATGGGGCGGTGCGGCGCTGATCGGTTCGGACGGCAAGCTTCTCGGCATCGGTTCGCTTCGCCTGCAGATGAGCGATGGCGACGAGGTCGCCGATATCAACATGGTCGTGCCGATCGACCTTTTGCCGCCGATCCTCGACGATCTCTTGAACCGGGGACAGGTCAACAGACCGCCGCGGCCCTGGCTCGGCGCCTTCTCCGCCGAGAGCAATGGCGGCGTGGTGGTCATGAGCGTGGCCGAAGGCGGGCCGGCCGCTCAGGCGGGCCTGCGTCAGGGCGATATCATATCGGAAATCCGCGACGAAGAGGTCGACGGCCTGGCCGATTTCTACCGCAAGGTCTGGAGCAGCGGCCCGGCCGGCGCCGAGATCCCCATGCGCATCCTCAGGAACGGCCGGGAAGCCTGGCTGCGCATCAAGTCCGCCGACCGCAACAGCTTTCTTAAGAAGCCGCAGCTGCAGTAA
- a CDS encoding conserved hypothetical protein (KEGG: ret:RHE_CH01272 hypothetical protein), whose product MSVQSSSKTSITQRFESYQPSKTLLVWACVVTAIATMIIGFSWGGWVTGGTSSKAAVAAGDTARGELASAICVERFNAAPDASAKLIEFKAITEGYKQRQFVEAGGWATMPGQTSPDSRSVQACATALAV is encoded by the coding sequence ATGTCCGTGCAGAGCAGCAGCAAGACATCGATCACCCAGCGTTTCGAGAGTTACCAGCCATCCAAGACGCTTCTCGTCTGGGCCTGCGTCGTCACGGCGATCGCCACGATGATTATCGGCTTCAGCTGGGGAGGTTGGGTAACAGGCGGCACGTCAAGCAAAGCGGCAGTCGCCGCCGGCGACACCGCACGCGGAGAGCTGGCGTCGGCCATTTGTGTCGAGCGGTTCAATGCGGCGCCGGACGCGAGCGCTAAACTGATCGAGTTCAAGGCGATTACCGAAGGCTACAAGCAGCGGCAGTTCGTCGAGGCCGGCGGTTGGGCGACCATGCCTGGGCAGACTTCACCCGACAGCCGAAGTGTTCAAGCCTGCGCCACCGCGCTTGCCGTCTGA
- a CDS encoding chaperonin Cpn10 (PFAM: chaperonin Cpn10~KEGG: ret:RHE_CH01270 10 kDa chaperonin, heat shock protein), whose amino-acid sequence MKFRSLHDRVVIRRAEGDVKSKGGIIIPDTAKEKPQHGEVVAVGPGLRDKSGNLVPLDVEVGDLILFGKWSGTEVTIDGETLLIMKETDIMGIVEKTEAAADKAA is encoded by the coding sequence ATGAAATTCCGTTCACTTCACGACCGCGTCGTCATTCGACGTGCGGAAGGCGATGTCAAATCCAAGGGCGGGATCATCATTCCAGACACCGCCAAGGAGAAGCCGCAGCACGGCGAAGTGGTCGCAGTCGGCCCGGGCCTTCGCGACAAAAGCGGCAATCTGGTCCCGCTCGATGTCGAGGTCGGTGATCTCATTCTGTTTGGAAAATGGTCGGGGACAGAGGTCACGATCGATGGCGAAACCCTTCTGATCATGAAGGAGACCGACATCATGGGCATCGTCGAAAAGACTGAAGCGGCTGCCGACAAAGCTGCCTGA
- a CDS encoding chaperonin GroEL (TIGRFAM: chaperonin GroEL~PFAM: chaperonin Cpn60/TCP-1~KEGG: ret:RHE_CH01271 chaperonin GroEL), with amino-acid sequence MSAKEIRFSTDARDRLLRGVELLNNAVKVTLGPKGRNVVIDKAYGAPRITKDGVSVAKEIELADKFENMGAQMVREVASKTNDLAGDGTTTATVLAASIFREGAKLVAAGMNPMDLRRGIDLGVTAVVKEIKARAMKVKSSGEIAQVGTIAANGDAAIGEMIAKAMDKVGNEGVITVEEARTAETELDVVEGMQFDRGYLSPYFVTNAEKMRVELEDPYILVHEKKLGSLQAMLPILEAVVQTGKPLLLISEDVEGEALATLVVNKLRGGLKVAAVKAPGFGDRRKAMLEDIAVLTSGQMISEDLGIKLDNVTLDMLGRAKRVLIDKESTTIIDGSGEKAAIQARIQQIKAQIEETTSDYDKEKLQERLAKLAGGVAVIRVGGATETEVKEKKDRIDDALNATRAAVEEGIVPGGGVALLRAKSALTGLTGENADVTAGISIVLRALEAPIRQIADNAGFEGSIVVGKLAGSNNHNQGFDAQTETYVDMIEAGIVDPAKVVRTALQDAGSIAALLITAEVMIADIPARDSAPAAGNGGMGDMGY; translated from the coding sequence ATGTCTGCCAAGGAAATCAGGTTCTCCACCGACGCGCGCGACCGCCTGCTGCGCGGCGTCGAATTGCTCAACAACGCCGTCAAGGTGACGCTTGGCCCGAAGGGTCGCAACGTTGTCATCGACAAGGCCTATGGCGCGCCGCGCATTACCAAGGACGGCGTTAGCGTCGCCAAGGAGATCGAGCTCGCGGACAAGTTCGAGAACATGGGCGCGCAAATGGTGCGTGAAGTGGCTTCGAAGACCAATGATCTTGCCGGCGACGGCACGACGACGGCAACCGTTCTCGCCGCCTCCATCTTCCGCGAAGGCGCCAAGCTCGTCGCTGCCGGCATGAACCCTATGGATCTCAGGCGCGGCATCGATCTCGGCGTTACCGCCGTCGTCAAGGAAATCAAGGCGCGGGCGATGAAGGTCAAATCGTCAGGTGAGATCGCCCAAGTCGGCACCATTGCCGCCAATGGCGACGCCGCCATCGGTGAGATGATCGCCAAGGCGATGGACAAGGTCGGCAATGAGGGCGTCATAACGGTCGAAGAGGCGCGAACCGCCGAGACCGAACTCGACGTCGTCGAGGGTATGCAGTTCGACCGCGGCTATCTCTCACCCTATTTCGTCACCAATGCCGAGAAGATGCGCGTGGAACTGGAGGATCCCTATATCCTCGTTCACGAGAAGAAACTCGGCAGCCTGCAGGCGATGCTGCCGATCCTGGAAGCCGTCGTACAGACCGGCAAACCGCTTCTGCTCATCTCGGAGGACGTCGAAGGCGAGGCCTTGGCGACGCTTGTTGTCAACAAGCTGCGCGGCGGCCTGAAGGTCGCAGCCGTCAAGGCGCCGGGTTTCGGCGATCGCCGTAAGGCGATGCTCGAAGACATTGCCGTGCTTACATCAGGCCAGATGATTTCCGAGGATCTCGGTATCAAGCTCGACAACGTCACGCTCGATATGCTCGGCCGCGCCAAGCGCGTGCTGATCGACAAGGAGAGCACCACGATCATCGACGGCTCCGGCGAGAAAGCGGCCATCCAGGCGCGCATCCAGCAGATCAAGGCGCAGATCGAGGAGACCACCTCCGATTACGATAAGGAAAAGCTGCAGGAGCGCCTGGCGAAACTCGCCGGCGGCGTCGCGGTCATCCGTGTCGGCGGCGCCACCGAGACGGAAGTCAAGGAAAAGAAGGACCGCATCGACGATGCACTGAACGCCACCCGTGCGGCGGTCGAAGAGGGCATCGTGCCCGGCGGCGGCGTGGCACTGTTGCGCGCCAAGTCGGCGCTGACGGGGCTGACCGGGGAGAACGCCGACGTGACGGCGGGCATCTCGATCGTGCTCAGGGCGCTCGAAGCCCCGATCCGGCAGATCGCCGACAATGCCGGGTTCGAGGGCTCCATCGTCGTTGGAAAACTCGCCGGCAGCAATAATCACAATCAGGGCTTCGACGCACAGACGGAGACCTATGTCGATATGATCGAGGCCGGCATCGTCGATCCCGCCAAGGTCGTGCGCACCGCTCTGCAGGACGCCGGCTCGATTGCGGCGCTGCTGATCACCGCCGAGGTGATGATCGCCGACATTCCCGCAAGAGACTCCGCCCCTGCAGCCGGAAATGGCGGCATGGGAGATATGGGATACTGA
- a CDS encoding conserved hypothetical protein (KEGG: ret:RHE_CH01268 hypothetical protein): MTATRIPQRNGRSIRREAATHIFKVGQTVRVKDGFLVVPSKLPDTYRITATLPLRGNVLQYRIHSDDERHERVATEDSLELVNLSPAGSGATLIERTFGHGHGPNDERLTS, translated from the coding sequence ATGACCGCTACGCGCATCCCGCAACGCAATGGACGCTCAATCCGGCGCGAGGCAGCAACGCATATCTTCAAGGTGGGGCAGACTGTCCGAGTGAAGGACGGGTTCTTGGTCGTTCCCTCCAAGCTTCCCGACACATACCGCATTACCGCCACACTGCCTCTGAGAGGAAATGTGCTGCAATACCGTATCCACAGTGACGATGAACGTCATGAGCGGGTCGCGACGGAAGATAGCCTGGAACTGGTAAACCTATCGCCCGCCGGTAGCGGCGCAACACTGATCGAGAGGACGTTTGGCCATGGCCACGGCCCGAATGACGAAAGGTTGACATCGTGA
- a CDS encoding conserved hypothetical protein (KEGG: ret:RHE_CH01267 hypothetical protein), translated as MNSHEDEAERRRNAVAVGTWENKCGASGRYLMEVEHDRRIESARSWTVYRVSASVPVHADHGMIGKSRSEAGEDMMSFNLLNIGYRKEWLRLSDAARSGRQTPPVQPWR; from the coding sequence GTGAACAGTCATGAAGACGAAGCCGAACGCAGACGGAATGCCGTTGCCGTCGGCACATGGGAAAATAAATGTGGTGCGTCGGGCCGCTACTTGATGGAGGTCGAACATGACCGCCGGATCGAATCTGCCCGTTCGTGGACCGTCTATCGTGTCTCTGCAAGCGTTCCAGTGCACGCCGACCATGGCATGATCGGCAAGAGCCGTTCGGAGGCCGGTGAAGACATGATGTCCTTCAATCTTCTCAACATAGGATACCGGAAGGAGTGGCTGAGGCTGTCGGACGCCGCCCGGAGCGGTCGCCAGACCCCGCCGGTTCAACCATGGCGCTAG
- a CDS encoding transcriptional regulator, LacI family (PFAM: regulatory protein LacI~SMART: regulatory protein LacI~KEGG: transcriptional regulator protein; K02529 LacI family transcriptional regulator), producing the protein MLCCVKLWEWVSLMKVTLKDVASQAGVGTATVERVLNGRGGVRPGTVEKVFLAARRLEYRQSLPVAHRGLIRIEVILVRPETSFYSRLNRAFERIAASLDDSITVHRTFVRENEPAQFARYIANPTARRSALIVVAPDHADVVTSVRKAAGLGIPVVQIMTRPAPELPYVGIDNYAAGRTAAHYMSGMLAQRTGSFVALCHSGAYENHKERIRGFSSYLSEKGSNDHRFIEVMFDLDDEHNAMELLQAALRREPGIIGVYSAGGDNKGVARVLAANKAGRPFWVGHELTRETQDYLSRGIMSIVLDQAPEVQARRSIDLALNRLGLIEMEVSAEPVRFLTITPENL; encoded by the coding sequence ATGCTTTGCTGTGTCAAGCTTTGGGAGTGGGTGAGCCTGATGAAGGTGACTTTGAAGGATGTCGCAAGCCAAGCCGGCGTTGGCACAGCGACCGTCGAGCGCGTCCTCAACGGCCGCGGCGGCGTGCGGCCGGGAACGGTGGAGAAAGTCTTCCTGGCGGCAAGGCGGCTTGAATACCGGCAAAGCCTGCCGGTCGCCCATCGCGGTCTGATCCGGATAGAGGTGATCCTCGTTCGCCCGGAGACCAGCTTCTATTCGCGTCTGAACCGGGCGTTCGAGCGCATCGCCGCCTCGCTCGACGACAGCATCACCGTTCACCGCACCTTCGTCCGCGAGAACGAGCCGGCGCAATTCGCCCGCTACATCGCCAACCCGACGGCACGCCGGTCGGCGCTGATCGTGGTCGCGCCCGACCATGCCGATGTGGTCACAAGCGTGCGCAAGGCGGCCGGTCTCGGCATTCCCGTTGTACAGATCATGACCCGTCCGGCCCCCGAACTGCCCTATGTCGGCATCGACAACTATGCTGCAGGACGCACCGCAGCTCACTACATGTCGGGCATGCTGGCGCAGCGCACCGGTTCGTTCGTCGCTCTCTGCCACAGCGGCGCCTATGAGAACCATAAGGAGCGGATCCGCGGCTTCTCCAGCTATCTCTCGGAGAAGGGTTCAAACGACCATCGTTTCATCGAGGTCATGTTCGACCTCGATGACGAGCACAATGCCATGGAGCTGCTGCAAGCGGCACTCCGGCGCGAGCCCGGCATCATCGGGGTCTATAGTGCAGGCGGCGACAACAAGGGTGTTGCCAGGGTGCTCGCGGCCAACAAGGCTGGGCGGCCCTTCTGGGTCGGCCACGAATTGACGCGAGAGACGCAGGACTATCTCAGCCGTGGCATCATGTCGATCGTGCTCGACCAGGCGCCGGAGGTCCAGGCGAGGCGATCGATAGACCTTGCCCTGAACAGGCTCGGTCTCATCGAGATGGAGGTCAGCGCCGAGCCGGTGCGCTTTCTGACGATCACACCGGAAAATCTTTGA
- a CDS encoding Myo-inosose-2 dehydratase (PFAM: Xylose isomerase domain protein TIM barrel~KEGG: myo-inositol catabolism protein; K03335 myo-inositol catabolism protein IolE), whose protein sequence is MTITITTAPCCWGVDDVNNPNLPAWERVFDEAAAAGYGGLELGPYGYVPLDDALVAKALTERNLFIVAGTIFDDLVSPENRETLLRQTDEICAVITKLPQPDQVAGQRFRTPYLTVMDWGHDERDYAAGHSDRAPRLDDKAWAGMVANITAIAELAQRKYGVRAVIHPHAGGYIEFADEIERVARDIPQEIAGFCLDTGHSYYAGMEPVEMLRRYADRLDYVHFKDIDQTVFDRVLGEKIRFFDACGQGVMCPIGRGVIDYPAVKRALEEIGYHGFITVEQERDPRNVAGSLEDVKQSRDYLRSVGF, encoded by the coding sequence GTGACCATCACCATTACGACAGCCCCCTGCTGCTGGGGCGTGGACGACGTTAACAATCCAAACCTTCCCGCCTGGGAACGCGTCTTCGACGAGGCGGCGGCGGCCGGCTATGGCGGCCTCGAACTCGGCCCCTATGGTTACGTGCCGCTCGATGATGCGCTCGTTGCCAAGGCGCTCACCGAGCGCAATCTCTTCATCGTCGCCGGCACGATCTTCGACGATCTGGTCTCTCCTGAAAACCGGGAGACATTGCTGCGGCAGACGGATGAGATCTGCGCCGTCATCACCAAGTTGCCGCAGCCGGATCAGGTGGCAGGCCAGCGGTTCAGGACACCCTATCTCACAGTGATGGACTGGGGCCACGACGAGCGCGACTATGCCGCCGGCCATTCCGATCGTGCACCGCGTCTCGATGACAAGGCCTGGGCCGGGATGGTCGCCAATATCACGGCGATCGCCGAACTCGCTCAGCGCAAATACGGCGTGCGCGCCGTCATCCACCCGCATGCGGGCGGCTATATCGAATTCGCCGATGAGATCGAGCGGGTGGCAAGAGACATTCCGCAGGAGATCGCCGGCTTCTGCCTCGACACCGGCCATAGCTATTATGCCGGCATGGAACCCGTGGAGATGCTTCGCCGCTATGCCGACCGGCTCGACTATGTCCACTTCAAGGACATCGACCAGACCGTCTTCGACCGCGTGCTTGGGGAAAAGATCCGCTTCTTCGATGCCTGCGGACAGGGCGTGATGTGTCCGATCGGCCGCGGCGTCATCGATTATCCCGCCGTCAAACGAGCTCTCGAGGAGATCGGCTATCACGGCTTCATCACCGTCGAACAGGAGCGTGATCCGAGGAATGTCGCCGGCAGCCTCGAAGATGTGAAGCAAAGCCGCGATTACCTCCGGTCGGTTGGTTTTTAG
- a CDS encoding conserved hypothetical protein (KEGG: ret:RHE_CH01269 hypothetical protein), which produces MTSRTTQTVVRFSSPFRLPGFDGAQPAGEYRVDYDEELIDSVSRLAWRRVGAFIHLPAIAAQSSTQQMMPIHLSDLETAIEKDHKPS; this is translated from the coding sequence GTGACCAGTCGTACCACACAAACCGTCGTCCGCTTTTCATCCCCATTCCGTCTGCCCGGTTTCGACGGGGCGCAGCCAGCCGGAGAATACCGCGTCGACTATGACGAGGAATTGATCGACAGCGTTTCCAGGCTTGCCTGGCGACGGGTCGGCGCCTTCATCCACCTGCCGGCGATCGCTGCGCAGAGTTCGACGCAGCAGATGATGCCTATCCACCTGTCAGATCTCGAAACCGCGATCGAAAAGGACCACAAACCGTCATGA
- a CDS encoding protein of unknown function DUF1488 (PFAM: protein of unknown function DUF1488~KEGG: sme:SMa1910 hypothetical protein): MALAFLNQSRSFDAARNAVRFIGHDGMFQVLFFVEVGALAKSDAALQRTEPSETGWLSSFDALRNSIQDVAHKAYSYRRRAFYTLTAADFR, encoded by the coding sequence ATGGCGCTAGCCTTTTTGAACCAAAGCCGCAGCTTCGATGCGGCGAGAAATGCAGTGCGCTTCATCGGCCATGACGGCATGTTCCAGGTGTTGTTTTTCGTCGAGGTTGGCGCGCTGGCGAAATCCGACGCCGCATTGCAAAGAACCGAGCCTTCGGAAACGGGGTGGCTTTCGTCGTTCGACGCCCTGCGCAACTCCATTCAGGACGTGGCGCACAAAGCCTATTCGTACCGCCGCCGCGCCTTCTATACTCTAACTGCGGCGGATTTCCGCTAG
- a CDS encoding conserved hypothetical protein (KEGG: sme:SMa0121 hypothetical protein) — protein MIRFVKKSDPQPPADDNRFQKIREAAADEHKKAANDSTPRRAPRAPEDEDPLI, from the coding sequence ATGATCCGTTTCGTGAAAAAGAGCGACCCGCAGCCACCCGCAGACGACAACCGCTTCCAGAAAATCCGCGAGGCAGCTGCCGACGAGCATAAGAAAGCCGCCAATGACAGCACGCCCCGCCGCGCCCCGCGGGCGCCGGAAGATGAAGACCCGCTTATCTGA
- a CDS encoding oxidoreductase domain protein (PFAM: oxidoreductase domain protein; Oxidoreductase domain~KEGG: oxidoreductase protein): protein MMTNNRQKPIRWGMVGGGRGSQIGYIHRSAAHRDDVFALAAGAFDIDPERGRAFGVDLGLDEARSYRDYAAMFATEARRADGIEAVSIATPNNTHFAICKAALEHDLHVICEKPLCFTTAEAEELKTLSQARGRIVGVTYGYAGHQIIEQARAMVRNGDLGEIRIVNLQFAHGFHSAAVEEQNPSTRWRVDPKFAGPSYVLGDVGTHPLYIAKVILPHLKIRRLLCTRQSFVKSRAPLEDNAVTLMEYDNGAIATIWSSAVNAGSMHGQKIRIVGSKASIEWWDERPNQLSYEIQGEPARILERGMDYLYPEARIDDRIGGGHPEGLFEAWANLYRRFGFAINRERGLAPAGIEELVFPDVDAGLEGVRWVENCVRSADAGGIWLDYR from the coding sequence ATGATGACGAATAACAGGCAAAAGCCGATCCGTTGGGGCATGGTCGGCGGCGGCAGAGGCAGCCAGATCGGCTATATTCATCGCTCGGCAGCGCATCGCGACGACGTCTTTGCCCTTGCGGCGGGTGCCTTCGATATCGATCCGGAACGCGGCCGCGCGTTCGGCGTCGATCTCGGGCTCGACGAAGCCAGGAGCTACCGGGACTATGCGGCGATGTTTGCGACTGAGGCCCGGCGGGCCGACGGCATCGAGGCCGTGTCGATCGCGACACCCAACAACACCCATTTCGCGATCTGCAAGGCAGCACTCGAACATGATCTGCATGTGATCTGCGAAAAGCCACTCTGCTTCACGACCGCCGAAGCCGAAGAGCTGAAGACGCTTTCCCAGGCGCGCGGCCGGATCGTCGGCGTGACCTATGGTTATGCCGGCCATCAGATAATCGAGCAGGCGCGCGCCATGGTCAGGAATGGCGATCTCGGCGAAATCCGCATCGTCAACCTGCAATTCGCCCATGGTTTCCATAGTGCTGCGGTGGAGGAGCAAAACCCCTCGACGCGGTGGCGCGTCGATCCGAAATTCGCGGGGCCCAGCTATGTCCTCGGCGATGTCGGGACCCACCCGCTTTATATCGCCAAGGTCATCCTGCCGCACCTCAAGATCAGACGTCTCCTCTGCACCCGCCAGAGCTTCGTCAAAAGCCGAGCGCCGCTCGAAGACAATGCGGTGACCCTGATGGAATATGATAATGGCGCGATCGCCACCATCTGGTCGAGCGCCGTCAATGCCGGCTCCATGCACGGCCAGAAGATCCGCATCGTCGGCTCGAAGGCCAGTATCGAATGGTGGGACGAGCGGCCGAACCAGCTCTCCTACGAGATCCAGGGCGAACCGGCCCGTATTCTCGAGCGTGGCATGGACTATCTCTATCCCGAGGCCAGGATCGACGACCGGATCGGCGGCGGCCACCCGGAAGGTCTCTTCGAAGCCTGGGCGAACCTCTATCGCCGCTTCGGCTTCGCCATCAACAGAGAGCGCGGCCTCGCCCCTGCGGGGATCGAAGAGCTGGTCTTTCCCGATGTCGATGCCGGACTGGAAGGGGTGCGCTGGGTGGAAAACTGCGTGCGTTCCGCCGATGCCGGCGGGATCTGGCTGGATTATCGCTAG